A window from Toxoplasma gondii ME49 chromosome IX, whole genome shotgun sequence encodes these proteins:
- a CDS encoding hypothetical protein (encoded by transcript TGME49_304910) has translation MGWPPRRPSERLKPRNSAVSVLLFPGEHSAMLRRCRACRHFCMTMFFLLVPLVTTRKVPASTTSTFVSLPCRLLKNKTGFHSFVPPLSSIRHLARRDARCLRPSFSVSSVHLAHSSPHGQLFRSGDTLGAAARRGDTCGSPPKYTSFFRRHFSHPACGPKPCAFALALPPLCMSPPRFSRQRDLQQLRRPSRRHLFSSRCTPETGGRSELKHLASSRLVAWSGPVPEATQAPEDDILELAEYGAKQSASQAKRELSRRHQEIGIAIKAGNVAEAFRQLQKHLTSIVSVQHREQTGHIPPANNTWSDNGAHARASQHLPWLLSHQGPCPQLPHSPSYAASSAASSLDRKNAVMAPFIESASGVINLAAASGDFPVACRVLLLLERFNLLSPLPSSVGSAFVAAAAAAGEAEAASKMLQIMHTQGVEMRRKAFGAIVRLLLSRGQGFLVLKRSGLLRLMKEQRCLPLPAHLLALLLQDANVASRQLARERYTSAHLVSFLEAEKTRSWQRQYKDEAGEGREFLSSEGAPDAQQELEEQNGESRQRERVHCIDGTVQCSRHQSRGNSGAPPPMAAALHAPGGGGTQQHGVANSFATELKEAEQRCREEVRMSVVRLRQFLDASREVLDLLHHVTEHEEPLASGPAINFCNALRDLDLPVAHVGHVVLRHEEDDENQRVTSPSAMFVVESGNRVPPVHSPPSASPLQTMGAAAPASCEMSVNSFNQTGTWPVASLMDRSFRETTGEWSGESSHGQRVKAFTATTTSADDSGFFLEERPPHTGPSPSLRPVDVFWSAQSEEGFPGSACEDENSHLTREKGRERKGSGQQPRRYGVCTGCGVHLRRIPLGANERRLLRVGVLKLSAMLQPRQLRALLAFEVNLSRVQGLRPARVSQQRSRERRREPVEEWLHRGSRVATEAAAAGTLQAGQRDASEADSEREVPTTDGPDPPERPRERQVSARENPVRTDVGPPSLLRPGKPRFTIVLDAANIAYNRQNREDGIFSYAQIECVRRELISRGERPLIILPAAYFWGVRHVAAPESSYEFKGQRRSTLPPKAFNSHARESWFQRHVFEMQSAPETPGGASGEDPATCRRGLCRFCRDEIVVPNRCKPSKRRRRDWLGKVATNQAARALRAQSTLTGGGDPLLFGVGPEHGSGSSDLEALDTPEHLRERSWRSHLTPFPFPDEFTGLASSGGTCSADGYERTGDFPRILTNRQRVTCQDRALLNQWERDGCLFVCGLGAHDDHYHLLASLNSPPATEGLWRRWSRVSPLAQPRWNKEEKHQRKGTRSAVEVESKRNLADLDSGDKHVGETEICGWQCPSVGEGSGTRSPNPLSEDSGSAAIDGQPGEAADFQLGSLPAVPEAEKTSPWVSVPSNSAQVQSVEESVLKKQTFEPKSEEDNGRRKGREEERHGKQPGPAERRTFLGYVWDADDNEGDADIQHSENDPLFDAPRGFFPLSLLTNDRFRDHRLSSQQRIPFRHWRQLALLPYAFQWGLSPHGRELRLSPASSPFSPPFAVNDPSSQGHNRRKRERTARDSRERSDLPGRSSGKRRRGGFPQERTDAGSEGVHNFLDPAQVKRRENLVSDASLTAGRLDYGESDPFPSSLGAPLDTFPPGTVPAVANGSEQAETPGQVPRVEGEKEHMDSFTCDGDVSSTTVFLSTPRSPTAKSAAPAAAAVSQNLLHDYGLPSRNVGRRAVSPSSLLVVDPHASSVESSKSEGVPRRLEAAPFFADQGFRDNAGTLPQSPWMYEEKGHLRSYPDEERTASFQQISQSFPLLFVGMTKHVTQRMQVFPQVARPPLPSPQRGETSGLASRNSGGNDRQDGDSSSSFSRITELLQEHRRQTTAGISIQSLGSSEDGLVSGKRPSTDHTHTGTGLREREESLVWHVPLREEDEGEGIPDFAEGSVSFRSRKRDEEGIATSPDPVGEGPSVHRRKSDTETERGAFPSFQGTSRLGGAAGGQKGEANFPDTVHAVEWRHQEALERSRTWLGIDLTQVHQLLREREEFLANN, from the coding sequence CGCAAGACGTGGTGATACATGTGGTTCCCCGCCTAAATACAcctcgttttttcgtcgTCACTTTTCGCATCCAGCCTGCGGTCCTAAGCCATGCGCGTTCGCTCTTGcacttcctcctctctgtatGTCCCCCCCGAGATTTTCTCGTCAACGGGACTTGCAGCAACTGCGTCGCCCGAGCAGGCGTcatctcttctcctcgcgctgcactccagagacaggcggAAGAAGTGAGCTGAAGCATCTGGCGTCTTCCCGGCTTGTCGCGTGGAGTGGGCCAGTGCCCGAGGCGACACAGGCGCCGGAGGACGACATTCTGGAGCTTGCAGAATATGGGGCGAAACAGAGTGCAAGccaagcgaagagagagttGAGCAGAAGACATCAGGAAATCGGCATCGCAATCAAGGCAGGAAATGTCGCAGAGGCCTTcagacagctgcagaaacaCCTCACCTCCATTGTCTCTGTACAGCACCGCGAACAGACCGGGCACATTCCTCCCGCGAACAACACATGGAGCGACAATGGCGCACATGCGCGGGCTTCACAGCATTTGCCTTGGCTTCTTTCCCACCAGGGGCCCTGTCCTCAACTTCCACACTCCCCATCTTATGCGGCTTCCTCCGCTGCGTCGTCGCTGGACAGGAAGAACGCCGTCATGGCGCCCTTCATCGAGAGTGCGAGTGGAGTCATCAATTTGGCGGCGGCCTCTGGGGACTTCCCCGTCGCATGTCgagttctccttcttcttgaaCGGTTCAACTTGCTTTCCCCGCTTCCGAGTAGCGTCGGAAGCGCGTTTGTGGCTGCTGCGGCGGCGgctggagaggcagaagcagccAGCAAAATGCTGCAGATCATGCACACTCAAGGCGTCGAGATGCGGCGCAAAGCCTTCGGCGCCAtcgtccgtctccttctctccagggGCCAGGGATTTCTCGTTCTGAAGCGAAGCGGCTTGCTCCGTCTGATGAAGGAGCAGCGCTGCCTCCCGCTCCCAGCGCatctcctcgcgcttctcctccaagacgCCAATGTGGCTAGCCGTCAGTTAGCGAGAGAACGCTACACCAGTGCTCaccttgtctcttttttggAGGCCGAGAAGACACGATCGTGGCAGCGGCAATACAAGGACGAAGCTGGAGAGGGGAGGGAGTTTCTGTCAAGCGAGGGAGCACCGGACGCCCAGCAGGAACTTGAAGAACAGAATGGCGAGAgccgacaaagagaaagggtCCACTGTATCGACGGGACAGTGCAGTGTTCTAGACACCAGAGCCGCGGCAACAGTGGAGCCCCGCCACCCATGGCGGCGGCGCTCCACGCGCCTGGGGGCGGTGGAACCCAGCAACACGGAGTGGCGAATTCATTCGCCACGGAGCtcaaagaagcagagcagcGGTGCCGGGAGGAAGTCCGGATGAGCGTTGTGCGGCTCCGACAATTCCTCGATGCAAGCAGAGAGGTCCTCGATCTTCTCCACCACGTCACCGAACACGAGGAGCCACTTGCGTCAGGACCGGCGATCAATTTCTGCAATGCCCTCCGGGATCTCGACCTCCCGGTGGCTCACGTGGGTCACGTTGTTCTTCGccacgaggaagacgacgagaatCAACGCGTCACCTCCCCGTCTGCTATGTTCGTTGTCGAATCTGGAAACAGGGTTCCTCCGGTACACAGCCCCCCGTCAGCTTCACCTCTGCAGACCATGGGTGCTGCTGCGCCCGCATCCTGTGAGATGTCGGTGAATTCTTTCAACCAGACTGGTACTTGGCCGGTGGCGTCCTTGATGGACAGAAGTTTTCGAGAAACTACTGGCGAATGGAGCGGGGAGTCTTCTCATGGACAGAGGGTTAAGGCGTTCACGGCCACCACTACGAGTGCGGATGACTCTGGGTTCTTTCTTGAGGAACGGCCACCCCACACTGGCCCTTCACCCTCGTTGAGGCCAGTAGACGTTTTCTGGTCTGCGCAGTCGGAGGAGGGCTTTCCCGGGTCCGCCTGCGAAGACGAGAATTCGCACctcacgagagagaaagggcgGGAAAGAAAAGGTTCGGGCCAGCAGCCACGCCGTTATGGTGTATGTACTGGTTGCGGAGTGCACTTGAGGCGCATCCCGTTAGGTGCCAATGagcggcgtctccttcgcgtcgGTGTCCTCAAACTTTCCGCAATGCTTCAGCCTCGGCAACTCCGggctctcctcgctttcgaAGTCAATCTCAGTCGCGTCCAGGGGCTCCGTCCCGCTCGTGTGTCTCAGCAGAggagtcgagagagacggcgagaacCGGTCGAAGAGTGGCTTCACAGGGGTTCCCGGGTAGCAACAGAAGCAGCCGCCGCAGGAACACTGCAGGCGGGGCAGAGGGATGCATCGGAGGCAGACAGTGAACGGGAAGTGCCAACTACAGACGGTCCGGATCCTCCAGAAAGGCCTAGGGAAAGACAAGTATCTGCGCGGGAGAATCCAGTTCGCACTGACGTGGGTccgccttcgctgctgcgGCCAGGAAAGCCGCGATTCACCATTGTTTTGGACGCTGCCAATATTGCGTACAATCGTCAAAACCGGGAAGACGGCATCTTCAGCTACGCCCAGATCGAGTGCGTTCGCCGAGAACTCATCAGTCGTGGCGAAAGGCCTTTGATTATTCTGCCCGCTGCGTACTTTTGGGGGGTTCGACATGTGGCTGCGCCGGAGTCGTCTTACGAGTTCAAGGGACAAAGGCGATCCACCCTGCCTCCCAAGGCCTTCAACAGCCACGCGAGGGAATCCTGGTTCCAGCGCCACGTTTTTGAAATGCAAAGCGCACCGGAGACACCTGGGGGCGCCTCTGGCGAAGACCCCGCGACGTGTAGGCGTggcctctgtcgcttctgcagGGACGAAATCGTCGTGCCGAATCGCTGCAAACCGagcaagagaaggcggcgagacTGGCTTGGCAAAGTGGCCACCAACCAGGCTGCGCGTGCTCTTCGGGCACAGAGCACACTCACTGGTGGCGGCGACCCGCTCCTCTTCGGCGTAGGACCCGAGCACGGCTCCGGTAGCAGCGATCTGGAAGCTTTAGACACTCCAGAGCATCTGCGAGAGCGCTCTTGGAGGTCGCATCTCACTCCGTTTCCCTTTCCTGACGAGTTCACAGGACTCGCGAGCTCCGGTGGCACCTGCTCAGCAGATGGCTACGAGCGAACGGGCGATTTCCCCCGCATCCTGACAAACCGGCAACGCGTTACATGTCAGGACAGGGCTCTGCTGAATCAGTGGGAGAGGGACggctgcctcttcgtctgtggcTTAGGCGCTCACGACGACCACTACCACCTGCTGGCGTCTCTGAATTCTCCTCCTGCCACGGAGGGTCTCTGGAGAAGGTGGAGCAGAGTGTCGCCGCTCGCTCAGCCAAGGTggaacaaggaagaaaaacatcAACGAAAAGGTACAAGAAGTGCGGTTGAGGTAGAATCAAAGAGAAATCTTGCGGATCTCGACAGCGGTGACAAGCACGTCGGGGAGACGGAGATTTGTGGTTGGCAGTGTCCCTCCGTGGGAGAGGGAAGTGGAACAAGGTCCCCGAACCCCCTCAGTGAAGACTCCGGATCGGCTGCCATCGACGGCCAACccggagaggcagcagatTTCCAACTGGGAAGCCTGCCTGCTGTGCCTGAAGCGGAAAAGACATCACCTTGGGTTTCCGTCCCTTCAAACAGCGCGCAAGTGCAGTCGGTTGAAGAGAGTGtcctgaagaaacagacttTCGAGCcgaagagtgaagaagacaacggacgtaggaaagggagagaagaggaacgacaCGGGAAGCAACCCGGCCCGGCAGAACGACGCACCTTCCTTGGCTACGTTTGGGACGCAGATGACAatgaaggcgacgcagacatCCAGCACTCTGAGAACGATCCGCTTTTTGACGCtcctcgcggcttcttccctctctctctgttgacAAATGATCGCTTTCGGGACCATCGTTTGTCGTCGCAGCAGCGCATTCCCTTTCGCCACTGGCGACAGCTTGCCCTTCTCCCCTATGCCTTCCAGTGGGGTCTCAGTCCCCACGGCAGAGAGCTTCGACTGTCGCCGGCTTCCTCGCCCTTCTCACCTCCCTTTGCTGTGAATGATCCCTCTTCGCAAGGGCACAAccggcgaaagagagaacgaacggCGCGAGATTCccgagagcgaagcgacTTACCGGGAAGAAGTtcagggaagagaaggcggggaGGTTTCCCGCAGGAACGGACAGATGCGGGTTCGGAGGGTGTCCACAACTTCTTGGATCCCGCGCAAGTAAAACGGCGAGAGAACCTGGTGAGCGACGCCTCGCTTACCGCTGGACGTCTCGACTACGGCGAGAGCGACCCGTTTCCGTCTTCACTAGGTGCTCCCCTCGACACTTTTCCGCCAGGGACCGTGCCAGCAGTCGCTAACGGATCCGAgcaagcagagacgcctgGCCAAGTTCCTCGAGttgagggagagaaggagcatATGGACAGCTTCACATGCGACGGAGACGTTTCTAGCACaactgtctttctttctaCCCCCCGGTCCCCGACGGCAAAAAGCGCGGCACCAGCGGCCGCTGCGGTCTCCCAGAATCTTTTACATGATTATGGACTTCCCTCAAGAAATGTCGGTCGACGCGCTGTGTCTCCGAGTTCGCTCCTCGTCGTTGACCCTCATGCATCATCTGTCGAATCTTCAAAGTCTGAAGGCGTACCGCGAAGACTGGAGGCAGCGCCTTTCTTCGCGGACCAGGGTTTCCGAGACAATGCCGGGACCCTTCCCCAGTCTCCGTGGATGTACGAAGAAAAGGGTCATCTTCGGTCATATCCTGACGAGGAAAGGACCGCGTCTTTTCAGCAGATTTCTCAGAGCTTCCCCCTGTTGTTTGTAGGCATGACGAAGCACGTCAcacagcgcatgcaagtTTTCCCTCAGGTGGCGCGGCCTCCGCTCCCTTCTCCTCAACGAGGAGAGACTAGCGGCCTAGCATCACGCAACAGTGGAGGGAACGACAGGCAGGATGGCGACTCGTCCTCGAGCTTCTCTCGGATCACAGAGCTCCTGCAGGAGCACCGCCGGCAGACAACAGCAGGAATATCGATCCAGTCTCTGGGTAGCTCAGAAGACGGCCTTGTCTCTGGAAAAAGACCCTCCACCgaccacacacacaccggCACAGGGTTGAGAGAGCGGGAGGAGTCTCTTGTCTGGCATGTGCCTTtgcgggaagaagacgagggggaAGGCATCCCCGATTTTGCTGAAGGCTCCGTAAGCTTTCGCTCCCGGAAACGAGACGAGGAGGGGATCGCGACTAGTCCAGACCCGGTGGGAGAGGGACCCTCGGTGCACAGACGCAAGAGCGAcacggaaacagagaggggcGCTTTCCCCTCCTTTCAAGGGACAAGCCGGTTGGGAGGCGCAGCAGGCGGCcaaaagggagaagcgaatTTTCCGgacacagtgcatgcagtcgagtGGCGTCATCAGGAAGCTCTTGAGCGAAGCAGAACTTGGCTCGGCATTGACCTAACGCAGGTGCACCAACTGCTTCGAGAGCGGGAGGAATTCCTTGCGAACAACTAA